In Sorghum bicolor cultivar BTx623 chromosome 10, Sorghum_bicolor_NCBIv3, whole genome shotgun sequence, one genomic interval encodes:
- the LOC8066865 gene encoding rho GTPase-activating protein REN1 isoform X2, translating to MSASEFRIPYQQVSSSQPTENANQFKTCRCGEGDPNSTSETGDSPPTSCPSCQVLKSGHLLLSSKGIGWTSWKKRWFILTRASLVFFRSDPNVPPPRGAEPIVTLGGIDLNSSGSVVVKEERKLLTVFFPDGRDGRTFTLKAETTEDLNEWRNALESALAQAPSVANTMGQNPIFSTDVAAEPAEAPAEQSEDSSVIGRPAEFALVDADGSPSFLEKALKFIEDHGVKVEGILRQSADVEEVKRRIRDYEKGKNEFSPEEDAHVIGDCIKYVLREMPSSPVPASCCTALVKAYRTDKARRLDEINRVIYEVFPEPNRQLLQRTLKMMQIVESHKAVNRMSQSALAACMAPLLLRPLLLGECDIDNEFSMGGDSSFQLLQAAAAANHAQAIVIIMMEEFDQIFDDLEEGSCSSDAYTESEDDDVDKEYSTDNDIHDDDGSYDSGEDDIEEDLDYSDDSEHEINANVKDGKVKSNISETAGAQAEDNSQSNQKQESCGPNGSKDRILRSTSRSSASREKSMDKGKRTLWGRTSARKDLSTEEIECCSDDETLIEKLESSKIDLQSKIAKEAKENAILQSSLEKRKEELHERRLALEKEVESLRDQLQKERNLRSSLESGVMNLRRDDKTKADLEEVTTAESDIMNLKQEVSDLHGQVSSQQLCCESCNKRLLNTDRLGRPESLSVEASPTVGSDSASDIGDTEQSRKQTAQDSPSSAAKPGHEAVGSISHRAPQRRQSIAKEGQDGSSSSSSHSKWNLAQKQYSNSPLIRGLHGSSRLEDFGGSIPPAASTALVKLTNRLNFLKERRALLASEMQSLDLGRPPAAVAPAAKSPSPKGHERKKS from the exons ATGTCAGCTTCTGAGTTCAGGATTCCATACCAGCAA GTTTCTTCTTCACAGCCTACTGAGAATGCAAATCAGTTTAAGACCTGTCGATGTGGGGAGGGAGACCCGAACTCCACATCTGAAACTGGTGACAGCCCGCCGACCTCTTGTCCTAGTTGCCAG GTTCTTAAGAGTGGACATTTACTACTTTCATCTAAAG GAATTGGATGGACATCATGGAAAAAGCGCTGGTTTATTCTTACAAGGGCATCCCTAGTGTTCTTCAGAAGTGACCCT AATGTGCCTCCACCCAGAGGAGCTGAACCAATTGTTACACTTGGTGGAATCGACTTGAATAGCTCCGGAAG TGTTGTCGTCAAAGAAGAAAGGAAACTTTTGACAGTGTTCTTTCCTGATGGCCGTGATGGACGAACTTTCACTCTGAAG GCAGAAACCACAGAAGATCTAAATGAGTGGAGAAATGCACTGGAGAGTGCTCTAGCACAGGCACCCAGCGTAGCAAATACAATGGGGCAAAATCCAATATTCAGTACTGATGTAGCAGCAGAACCTGCTGAAGCTCCAGCTGAACAGT CGGAGGACAGTTCTGTTATTGGCAGACCTGCAGAATTTGCACTAGTAGATGCTGATGGTAGTCCATCATTTCTGGAGAAGGCCCTGAAGTTCATTGAAGATCATG GGGTCAAGGTAGAGGGCATCCTGCGTCAGTCTGCTGATGTTGAAGAAGTCAAACGCAGAATTCGGGATTATGAAAAGG ggaAAAACGAGTTCTCCCCAGAAGAGGATGCTCATGTTATTGGTGACTGTATTAAG TATGTTCTTCGAGAGATGCCATCATCTCCGGTTCCTGCATCATGTTGCACTGCCCTGGTTAAAGCATACC GAACTGACAAGGCAAGAAGACTTGATGAGATAAATCGGGTGATATATGAAGTTTTCCCAGAACCAAATCGACAATTGTTGCAGAG GACTCTCAAGATGATGCAAATTGTTGAGTCACACAAAGCTGTGAATAGGATGTCTCAATCTGCTTTGGCAGCTTGCATGGCACCACTCCTTCTTCGACCTCTTCTTCTTGGAGAATGTGACATAGACAATGAATTTAGTATGGGAGGGGACAGTTCATTCCAGCTACTTCAAGCTGCTGCGGCTGCGAATCATGCACAAGCTATTGTTATTATTATGATGGAGGAATTTGATCAGATATTTGAT GACTTGGAAGAAGGTTCCTGTTCTTCAGATGCTTATACCGAGTCTGAGGATGATGATGTTGATAAGGAATATTCCACAGATAATGACATCCATGACGACGATGGTTCTTATGATTCTGGTGAAGATGACATTGAAGAAGACTTGGACTACTCTGATGACAGTGAACATGAGATCAACGCTAATGTAAAGGATGGCAAG GTTAAAAGCAATATCTCAGAAACTGCAG GCGCACAGGCAGAGGACAATAGTCAATCCAACCAGAAACAAGAATCATGTGGACCAAATGGATCCAAAGATCGTATACTAAGATCAACTTCTCGTTCATCAGCTTCCAGAGAAAAATCTATGGACAAGGGCAAAAGAACCTTATGGGGCCGTACTTCA GCAAGAAAAGACCTGTCAACAGAGGAGATTGAATGCTGCAGCGATGATGA GACCCTCATTGAGAAACTTGAGAGCAGCAAGATTGATCTCCAATCGAAAATTGCAAAGGAG GCCAAAGAAAATGCAATCCTACAGTCAAGTCTAGAAAAGCGGAAAGAAGAGCTACATGAGCGCCGTTTAGCACTTGAAAAAGAA GTTGAAAGCTTGAGGGATCAGCTGCAGAAGGAGAGAAATTTGAGATCATCCTTGGAGTCTGGGGTGATGAATTTGCGAAGAGACGACAAG ACTAAGGCTGATCTTGAGGAAGTTACGACTGCTGAATCTGATATTATGAACTTGAAGCAAGAGGTTTCTGATCTTCATGGGCAGGTTAGCAGCCAGCAGCTGTGCTGTGAATCATGCAACAAACGGCTCCTAAATACAGACAGGCTTGGCAG ACCTGAAAGCTTATCAGTGGAAGCGTCACCGACTGTTGGGAGTGATTCTGCATCTGACATT GGTGATACTGAGCAATCAAGGAAGCAAACCGCGCAGGATTCGCCTTCTTCAGCAGCCAAGCCAGGTCATGAGGCGGTCGGGAGCATCAGCCACAGGGCTCCTCAAAGAAGGCAATCGATTGCCAAGGAGGGCCAAGATGGGTCCTCGTCATCATCCTCTCATTCGAAGTGGAATCTTGCGCAGAAACAATATTCAAATAGCCCATTGATAAGAGGGCTTCATGGATCCAGCAGACTAGAG GATTTCGGTGGAAGCATACCACCAGCAGCGTCAACGGCATTAGTAAAACTGACAAACCGGCTCAACTTCCTGAAAGAACGGAGGGCGCTGCTGGCAAGCGAGATGCAGAGCTTGGATTTGGGTCGgcccccagctgctgttgctccAGCAGCCAAGTCCCCATCACCAAAAGGCCATGAAAGGAAGAAGAGTTGA
- the LOC8067880 gene encoding NAC domain-containing protein 7 — protein sequence MGMSSAQAQTQQLVPPGFRFHPTDEELVDYYLRKKVASRRIDLNVIKDVDLYKIEPWDLQEKCRLGGPGEEEQNEWYFFSHKDKKYPTGTRTNRATAAGFWKATGRDKPIYANKQRQLVGMRKTLVYYKGRAPNGHKSDWIMHEYRLETNENGPPQEEGWVVCRVFKKRLPTTRRESDHDAPCWYVDDDGTFMHDLNSPMSGLPPHHSIAQLQEQHLQMLNNSYKRELKLQFQMPSHHILNAIPHELESPSFHSLLVSPDHQTKVQHAHQHVQLMEHAVDQVTDWRVLDKFVASQLSNDAAKGVDYTDEGDILQVNEKQEVATDYASTSTSSSQVDPWK from the exons ATGGGTATGAGCAGCGCACAAGCGCAGACGCAGCAGCTGGTTCCTCCAGGTTTTCGATTCCATCCGACAGACGAAGAGCTGGTGGACTACTACCTCAGGAAGAAGGTGGCCTCAAGAAGGATCGACCTCAATGTCATCAAAGATGTCGATCTTTACAAGATAGAGCCATGGGATCTCCAAG AGAAGTGCAGATTGGGAGGACCTGGTGAGGAGGAGCAGAACGAGTGGTACTTCTTCAGCCACAAAGACAAGAAATACCCGACGGGCACCCGGACCAACCGTGCCACCGCCGCTGGGTTTTGGAAGGCCACCGGCAGAGACAAGCCGATCTATGCTAACAAGCAGCGGCAGCTGGTGGGCATGAGGAAGACGCTGGTGTACTACAAGGGCAGGGCTCCCAATGGCCACAAGTCCGATTGGATCATGCACGAGTACCGCCTTGAAACCAATGAGAATGGCCCTCCCCAG GAGGAAGGATGGGTAGTATGTAGGGTGTTCAAAAAGCGACTACCAACAACAAGAAGAGAATCTGACCATGATGCACCATGCTGGTATGTCGATGATGATGGAACCTTCATGCATGACCTTAACTCTCCCATGAGTGGATTGCCACCACACCACAGCATCGCACAGCTGCAAGAACAACACCTCCAAATGCTGAACAATAGCTACAAGAGGGAACTGAAGCTACAATTCCAGATGCCAAGCCATCATATTCTAAATGCCATTCCTCACGAGCTAGAGAGCCCATCCTTCCATTCTCTTTTGGTCTCCCCAGACCATCAAACCAAAGTGCAACATGCCCACCAACATGTTCAGCTCATGGAGCATGCAGTCGACCAAGTCACTGATTGGAGAGTTCTGGACAAGTTTGTTGCGTCTCAACTTAGTAACGATGCAGCAAAGGGTGTAGATTATACTGATGAAGGAGATATCCTTCAGGTCAATGAGAAGCAAGAGGTGGCTACCGATTATGCAtcaacgtcaacatccagcagcCAAGTTGATCCATGGAAGTGA
- the LOC8066865 gene encoding rho GTPase-activating protein REN1 isoform X1: MSASEFRIPYQQVSSSQPTENANQFKTCRCGEGDPNSTSETGDSPPTSCPSCQVLKSGHLLLSSKGIGWTSWKKRWFILTRASLVFFRSDPNVPPPRGAEPIVTLGGIDLNSSGSVVVKEERKLLTVFFPDGRDGRTFTLKAETTEDLNEWRNALESALAQAPSVANTMGQNPIFSTDVAAEPAEAPAEQSEDSSVIGRPAEFALVDADGSPSFLEKALKFIEDHGVKVEGILRQSADVEEVKRRIRDYEKGKNEFSPEEDAHVIGDCIKYVLREMPSSPVPASCCTALVKAYRTDKARRLDEINRVIYEVFPEPNRQLLQRTLKMMQIVESHKAVNRMSQSALAACMAPLLLRPLLLGECDIDNEFSMGGDSSFQLLQAAAAANHAQAIVIIMMEEFDQIFDDLEEGSCSSDAYTESEDDDVDKEYSTDNDIHDDDGSYDSGEDDIEEDLDYSDDSEHEINANVKDGKVKSNISETAEGAQAEDNSQSNQKQESCGPNGSKDRILRSTSRSSASREKSMDKGKRTLWGRTSARKDLSTEEIECCSDDETLIEKLESSKIDLQSKIAKEAKENAILQSSLEKRKEELHERRLALEKEVESLRDQLQKERNLRSSLESGVMNLRRDDKTKADLEEVTTAESDIMNLKQEVSDLHGQVSSQQLCCESCNKRLLNTDRLGRPESLSVEASPTVGSDSASDIGDTEQSRKQTAQDSPSSAAKPGHEAVGSISHRAPQRRQSIAKEGQDGSSSSSSHSKWNLAQKQYSNSPLIRGLHGSSRLEDFGGSIPPAASTALVKLTNRLNFLKERRALLASEMQSLDLGRPPAAVAPAAKSPSPKGHERKKS; this comes from the exons ATGTCAGCTTCTGAGTTCAGGATTCCATACCAGCAA GTTTCTTCTTCACAGCCTACTGAGAATGCAAATCAGTTTAAGACCTGTCGATGTGGGGAGGGAGACCCGAACTCCACATCTGAAACTGGTGACAGCCCGCCGACCTCTTGTCCTAGTTGCCAG GTTCTTAAGAGTGGACATTTACTACTTTCATCTAAAG GAATTGGATGGACATCATGGAAAAAGCGCTGGTTTATTCTTACAAGGGCATCCCTAGTGTTCTTCAGAAGTGACCCT AATGTGCCTCCACCCAGAGGAGCTGAACCAATTGTTACACTTGGTGGAATCGACTTGAATAGCTCCGGAAG TGTTGTCGTCAAAGAAGAAAGGAAACTTTTGACAGTGTTCTTTCCTGATGGCCGTGATGGACGAACTTTCACTCTGAAG GCAGAAACCACAGAAGATCTAAATGAGTGGAGAAATGCACTGGAGAGTGCTCTAGCACAGGCACCCAGCGTAGCAAATACAATGGGGCAAAATCCAATATTCAGTACTGATGTAGCAGCAGAACCTGCTGAAGCTCCAGCTGAACAGT CGGAGGACAGTTCTGTTATTGGCAGACCTGCAGAATTTGCACTAGTAGATGCTGATGGTAGTCCATCATTTCTGGAGAAGGCCCTGAAGTTCATTGAAGATCATG GGGTCAAGGTAGAGGGCATCCTGCGTCAGTCTGCTGATGTTGAAGAAGTCAAACGCAGAATTCGGGATTATGAAAAGG ggaAAAACGAGTTCTCCCCAGAAGAGGATGCTCATGTTATTGGTGACTGTATTAAG TATGTTCTTCGAGAGATGCCATCATCTCCGGTTCCTGCATCATGTTGCACTGCCCTGGTTAAAGCATACC GAACTGACAAGGCAAGAAGACTTGATGAGATAAATCGGGTGATATATGAAGTTTTCCCAGAACCAAATCGACAATTGTTGCAGAG GACTCTCAAGATGATGCAAATTGTTGAGTCACACAAAGCTGTGAATAGGATGTCTCAATCTGCTTTGGCAGCTTGCATGGCACCACTCCTTCTTCGACCTCTTCTTCTTGGAGAATGTGACATAGACAATGAATTTAGTATGGGAGGGGACAGTTCATTCCAGCTACTTCAAGCTGCTGCGGCTGCGAATCATGCACAAGCTATTGTTATTATTATGATGGAGGAATTTGATCAGATATTTGAT GACTTGGAAGAAGGTTCCTGTTCTTCAGATGCTTATACCGAGTCTGAGGATGATGATGTTGATAAGGAATATTCCACAGATAATGACATCCATGACGACGATGGTTCTTATGATTCTGGTGAAGATGACATTGAAGAAGACTTGGACTACTCTGATGACAGTGAACATGAGATCAACGCTAATGTAAAGGATGGCAAG GTTAAAAGCAATATCTCAGAAACTGCAG AAGGCGCACAGGCAGAGGACAATAGTCAATCCAACCAGAAACAAGAATCATGTGGACCAAATGGATCCAAAGATCGTATACTAAGATCAACTTCTCGTTCATCAGCTTCCAGAGAAAAATCTATGGACAAGGGCAAAAGAACCTTATGGGGCCGTACTTCA GCAAGAAAAGACCTGTCAACAGAGGAGATTGAATGCTGCAGCGATGATGA GACCCTCATTGAGAAACTTGAGAGCAGCAAGATTGATCTCCAATCGAAAATTGCAAAGGAG GCCAAAGAAAATGCAATCCTACAGTCAAGTCTAGAAAAGCGGAAAGAAGAGCTACATGAGCGCCGTTTAGCACTTGAAAAAGAA GTTGAAAGCTTGAGGGATCAGCTGCAGAAGGAGAGAAATTTGAGATCATCCTTGGAGTCTGGGGTGATGAATTTGCGAAGAGACGACAAG ACTAAGGCTGATCTTGAGGAAGTTACGACTGCTGAATCTGATATTATGAACTTGAAGCAAGAGGTTTCTGATCTTCATGGGCAGGTTAGCAGCCAGCAGCTGTGCTGTGAATCATGCAACAAACGGCTCCTAAATACAGACAGGCTTGGCAG ACCTGAAAGCTTATCAGTGGAAGCGTCACCGACTGTTGGGAGTGATTCTGCATCTGACATT GGTGATACTGAGCAATCAAGGAAGCAAACCGCGCAGGATTCGCCTTCTTCAGCAGCCAAGCCAGGTCATGAGGCGGTCGGGAGCATCAGCCACAGGGCTCCTCAAAGAAGGCAATCGATTGCCAAGGAGGGCCAAGATGGGTCCTCGTCATCATCCTCTCATTCGAAGTGGAATCTTGCGCAGAAACAATATTCAAATAGCCCATTGATAAGAGGGCTTCATGGATCCAGCAGACTAGAG GATTTCGGTGGAAGCATACCACCAGCAGCGTCAACGGCATTAGTAAAACTGACAAACCGGCTCAACTTCCTGAAAGAACGGAGGGCGCTGCTGGCAAGCGAGATGCAGAGCTTGGATTTGGGTCGgcccccagctgctgttgctccAGCAGCCAAGTCCCCATCACCAAAAGGCCATGAAAGGAAGAAGAGTTGA
- the LOC8066865 gene encoding rho GTPase-activating protein REN1 isoform X3 — MSASEFRIPYQQVSSSQPTENANQFKTCRCGEGDPNSTSETGDSPPTSCPSCQVLKSGHLLLSSKGIGWTSWKKRWFILTRASLVFFRSDPNVPPPRGAEPIVTLGGIDLNSSGSVVVKEERKLLTVFFPDGRDGRTFTLKAETTEDLNEWRNALESALAQAPSVANTMGQNPIFSTDVAAEPAEAPAEQSEDSSVIGRPAEFALVDADGSPSFLEKALKFIEDHGVKVEGILRQSADVEEVKRRIRDYEKGKNEFSPEEDAHVIGDCIKYVLREMPSSPVPASCCTALVKAYRTDKARRLDEINRVIYEVFPEPNRQLLQRTLKMMQIVESHKAVNRMSQSALAACMAPLLLRPLLLGECDIDNEFSMGGDSSFQLLQAAAAANHAQAIVIIMMEEFDQIFDDLEEGSCSSDAYTESEDDDVDKEYSTDNDIHDDDGSYDSGEDDIEEDLDYSDDSEHEINANVKDGKVKSNISETAEGAQAEDNSQSNQKQESCGPNGSKDRILRSTSRSSASREKSMDKGKRTLWGRTSARKDLSTEEIECCSDDETLIEKLESSKIDLQSKIAKEAKENAILQSSLEKRKEELHERRLALEKEVESLRDQLQKERNLRSSLESGVMNLRRDDKVSSQQLCCESCNKRLLNTDRLGRPESLSVEASPTVGSDSASDIGDTEQSRKQTAQDSPSSAAKPGHEAVGSISHRAPQRRQSIAKEGQDGSSSSSSHSKWNLAQKQYSNSPLIRGLHGSSRLEDFGGSIPPAASTALVKLTNRLNFLKERRALLASEMQSLDLGRPPAAVAPAAKSPSPKGHERKKS; from the exons ATGTCAGCTTCTGAGTTCAGGATTCCATACCAGCAA GTTTCTTCTTCACAGCCTACTGAGAATGCAAATCAGTTTAAGACCTGTCGATGTGGGGAGGGAGACCCGAACTCCACATCTGAAACTGGTGACAGCCCGCCGACCTCTTGTCCTAGTTGCCAG GTTCTTAAGAGTGGACATTTACTACTTTCATCTAAAG GAATTGGATGGACATCATGGAAAAAGCGCTGGTTTATTCTTACAAGGGCATCCCTAGTGTTCTTCAGAAGTGACCCT AATGTGCCTCCACCCAGAGGAGCTGAACCAATTGTTACACTTGGTGGAATCGACTTGAATAGCTCCGGAAG TGTTGTCGTCAAAGAAGAAAGGAAACTTTTGACAGTGTTCTTTCCTGATGGCCGTGATGGACGAACTTTCACTCTGAAG GCAGAAACCACAGAAGATCTAAATGAGTGGAGAAATGCACTGGAGAGTGCTCTAGCACAGGCACCCAGCGTAGCAAATACAATGGGGCAAAATCCAATATTCAGTACTGATGTAGCAGCAGAACCTGCTGAAGCTCCAGCTGAACAGT CGGAGGACAGTTCTGTTATTGGCAGACCTGCAGAATTTGCACTAGTAGATGCTGATGGTAGTCCATCATTTCTGGAGAAGGCCCTGAAGTTCATTGAAGATCATG GGGTCAAGGTAGAGGGCATCCTGCGTCAGTCTGCTGATGTTGAAGAAGTCAAACGCAGAATTCGGGATTATGAAAAGG ggaAAAACGAGTTCTCCCCAGAAGAGGATGCTCATGTTATTGGTGACTGTATTAAG TATGTTCTTCGAGAGATGCCATCATCTCCGGTTCCTGCATCATGTTGCACTGCCCTGGTTAAAGCATACC GAACTGACAAGGCAAGAAGACTTGATGAGATAAATCGGGTGATATATGAAGTTTTCCCAGAACCAAATCGACAATTGTTGCAGAG GACTCTCAAGATGATGCAAATTGTTGAGTCACACAAAGCTGTGAATAGGATGTCTCAATCTGCTTTGGCAGCTTGCATGGCACCACTCCTTCTTCGACCTCTTCTTCTTGGAGAATGTGACATAGACAATGAATTTAGTATGGGAGGGGACAGTTCATTCCAGCTACTTCAAGCTGCTGCGGCTGCGAATCATGCACAAGCTATTGTTATTATTATGATGGAGGAATTTGATCAGATATTTGAT GACTTGGAAGAAGGTTCCTGTTCTTCAGATGCTTATACCGAGTCTGAGGATGATGATGTTGATAAGGAATATTCCACAGATAATGACATCCATGACGACGATGGTTCTTATGATTCTGGTGAAGATGACATTGAAGAAGACTTGGACTACTCTGATGACAGTGAACATGAGATCAACGCTAATGTAAAGGATGGCAAG GTTAAAAGCAATATCTCAGAAACTGCAG AAGGCGCACAGGCAGAGGACAATAGTCAATCCAACCAGAAACAAGAATCATGTGGACCAAATGGATCCAAAGATCGTATACTAAGATCAACTTCTCGTTCATCAGCTTCCAGAGAAAAATCTATGGACAAGGGCAAAAGAACCTTATGGGGCCGTACTTCA GCAAGAAAAGACCTGTCAACAGAGGAGATTGAATGCTGCAGCGATGATGA GACCCTCATTGAGAAACTTGAGAGCAGCAAGATTGATCTCCAATCGAAAATTGCAAAGGAG GCCAAAGAAAATGCAATCCTACAGTCAAGTCTAGAAAAGCGGAAAGAAGAGCTACATGAGCGCCGTTTAGCACTTGAAAAAGAA GTTGAAAGCTTGAGGGATCAGCTGCAGAAGGAGAGAAATTTGAGATCATCCTTGGAGTCTGGGGTGATGAATTTGCGAAGAGACGACAAG GTTAGCAGCCAGCAGCTGTGCTGTGAATCATGCAACAAACGGCTCCTAAATACAGACAGGCTTGGCAG ACCTGAAAGCTTATCAGTGGAAGCGTCACCGACTGTTGGGAGTGATTCTGCATCTGACATT GGTGATACTGAGCAATCAAGGAAGCAAACCGCGCAGGATTCGCCTTCTTCAGCAGCCAAGCCAGGTCATGAGGCGGTCGGGAGCATCAGCCACAGGGCTCCTCAAAGAAGGCAATCGATTGCCAAGGAGGGCCAAGATGGGTCCTCGTCATCATCCTCTCATTCGAAGTGGAATCTTGCGCAGAAACAATATTCAAATAGCCCATTGATAAGAGGGCTTCATGGATCCAGCAGACTAGAG GATTTCGGTGGAAGCATACCACCAGCAGCGTCAACGGCATTAGTAAAACTGACAAACCGGCTCAACTTCCTGAAAGAACGGAGGGCGCTGCTGGCAAGCGAGATGCAGAGCTTGGATTTGGGTCGgcccccagctgctgttgctccAGCAGCCAAGTCCCCATCACCAAAAGGCCATGAAAGGAAGAAGAGTTGA
- the LOC8066864 gene encoding monocopper oxidase-like protein SKU5 codes for MAASLAPLLAVAFLAAAAQAADPFAFFDWDVSYITASPLGVPQQVIAINKQLPGPIMNVTTNYNVVVNVLNSLDEPLLITWDGIQQRKNCWQDGVLGTTCPIPPGWNWTYNFQVKDQIGSFFYFPPLGMQRAAGGFGGITVNNRAVISVPFDTPDGDITLFIGDWYKMNHTHLRKMLDDGKELGMPDGVLMNGKGPYRYNDSLVPDGIEHETIKVEPGKTYRFRVHNVGVSTSLNLRIQNHNMALVETEGSYTMKQNFTNLDIHVGQSYSFLVTMDQNASSDYYIVASARFVNESLWTRVTGVAILQYSNSKGKASGPLPDPPNDEYDKTFSMNQARSIRMNVSTGAARPNPQGSFHYGSINVSQVYKLRNEPPVIIDGKKRTTLSGISYSPPDTPLRLADLYDKKDVYTLDFPTMPIDGPPVIRTSVINSTYKNFLEIVFQNNDTTVQTYHIDGYAFWVVGMDYGEWTENSRGTYNKWDGVSRCTTQVFPGAWTAVMLSLDSPGFWNVRTENLDTWYLGQETYIRVVDPNGGYNVTEMVAPDNMLYCGLLKDKQKAQKPHGSRSSASAAKLNYHVLAFLVSLVALALGL; via the exons atggCGGCCTCGCTAGCGCCGCTCCTCGCCGTCGCCTTCCTGGCCGCCGCCGCGCAGGCTGCCGACCCCTTCGCATTCTTCGACTGGGACGTCTCCTACATCACCGCCTCCCCTCTCGGCGTCCCGCAGCAG GTAATCGCAATCAACAAGCAGTTACCTGGACCTATCATGAATGTCACCACCAACTACAATGTGGTCGTCAATGTCCTCAACAGCTTGGACGAGCCCCTGCTCATCACCTG GGATGGGATCCAGCAGCGCAAGAATTGCTGGCAGGATGGGGTTCTCGGCACCACCTGCCCCATACCGCCAGGTTGGAACTGGACTTATAACTTCCAGGTCAAGGACCAGATTGGCAGCTTCTTCTACTTTCCACCCCTCGGCATGCAGCGTGCCGCTGGGGGTTTTGGAGGTATCACTGTCAACAATCGCGCGGTGATCTCGGTCCCATTCGACACGCCAGATGGGGACATCACGTTGTTCATCGGGGACTGGTACAAGATGAACCACACA CACCTGAGGAAGATGCTTGATGATGGGAAGGAGCTAGGGATGCCAGACGGTGTTTTGATGAATGGCAAGGGGCCATATAGGTATAATGACTCGCTCGTGCCAGATGGAATTGAACATGAGACTATCAAAGTTGAGCCAG GAAAAACATACCGTTTCCGTGTCCATAATGTGGGTGTCTCCACAAGCTTGAACTTGAGGATTCAGAATCACAACATGGCCCTTGTTGAAACAGAAGGTTCATATACCATGAAGCAGAATTTCACTAATCTCGACATCCACGTGGGCCAGTCTTACTCATTTTTGGTCACTATGGATCAGAACGCAAGCAGTGATTATTACATTGTGGCCAGTGCTAGGTTTGTGAATGAATCACTCTGGACCAGAGTCACCGGTGTTGCGATTTTGCAATATTCAAATTCAAAGGGCAAAGCATCTGGTCCTCTTCCTGATCCACCAAATGATGAGTATGACAAAACTTTCTCAATGAACCAGGCACGCTCAATCAG GATGAACGTGAGCACTGGTGCTGCTCGTCCGAATCCTCAGGGCTCATTTCACTATGGCTCTATCAATGTGAGCCAGGTTTACAAGCTGAGGAATGAACCACCTGTTATCATCGATGGGAAGAAGCGGACTACACTGAGTGGTATCTCTTATTCCCCTCCCGATACTCCTCTGAGGTTGGCAGATCTCTatgacaagaaggatgtctacaCACTCGACTTCCCTACAATGCCAATTGATGGACCACCAGTGATCAGAACATCTGTCATTAACTCCACATACAAGAACTTTTTGGAAATTGTATTTCAGAACAATGACACAACTGTCCAGACCTACCATATCGATGGATATGCATTCTGGGTTGTAGG GATGGACTATGGTGAGTGGACTGAGAATAGCCGTGGGACTTACAACAAGTGGGATGGTGTTTCTCGTTGCACGACTCAG GTGTTTCCGGGAGCATGGACCGCTGTGATGCTGTCACTTGACAGCCCAGGGTTTTGGAATGTACGGACAGAAAACCTGGACACATGGTATCTGGGTCAGGAGACTTACATCAGGGTGGTGGATCCGAATGGAGGCTATAATGTTACTGAGATGGTGGCTCCAGACAACATGCTCTACTGTGGCCTCCTCAAGGACAAACAGAA GGCTCAGAAGCCTCATGGTTCAAGGTCATCAGCCTCTGCAGCAAAACTGAACTACCATGTGCTCGCGTTTTTGGTCTCTTTGGTAGCCTTGGCGTTGGGCCTTTGA